One segment of Rosa chinensis cultivar Old Blush chromosome 6, RchiOBHm-V2, whole genome shotgun sequence DNA contains the following:
- the LOC112170917 gene encoding disease resistance protein RPV1 translates to MAIQLSAFSSFSSVPFSTRSYTYDVFLSFRGEDTRHTFTGHLHSYLVLNGINTFIDDNDLPRGEEISEALLRAIEVSKLSLIVFSENYASSKWCLEELVHILECRRSKNQMVRPIFYKVDPSDVRHQRGKFGEALAEHELRFEDDKNKVLRWRKALSEAANLSGWHFWSGYEYESKFIDRIIKEISAQVIKHTPLNVAKFPVGIESRVQDMLELLDVGGSDIRMVGIWGSGGIGKTTIAKAVYNTIVHEFEDSCFLANVRERSVTHEGLVNLQNIILSKILGGKELKVINVDEGINLLRERLRNRRILLILDDVNKLDQLDALAGAPDWFGRGSRVIITTRDKRLFVHNVNPIYKARELDHHEGCELFSSIAFKNKRILDDNEQHLVSTIVRYAQGLPLALVVLGSHLCGRPVHKWQAMLDGFRRNLPEGIQDILKVSYDGLEKIVKEVFLDIACFFKGWKTNDVIQILDGCERNNPTNSIEVLEEKALIYVDCYDKICMHDLLEEMGKDIVQQESTEPGERSRLWHHKDVQEVLTENMGTSKTEGIVIKMPTADEICLNPKCFKKMRNLKIFININGRFCGKVDYYPNQLRLLEWRDCPLKFFPCNFNMKNLIQLNMPRSCISRIESMKNLKSLNLSGCKFLAQSPDLSGSPNLEFLDLSYCKSLKKVHPSVGSLKKLVGLNLERCSNLVRLPGEVNWRSLRSINLDYCTRLESFPEIEGEMKYMTRLGLSNNAIKALPSSIGYLINLRSLVLDNCGNLTDLPCSIYELQKLWWVSFSDCPKLVRFPNKVESEVLPTYSKVSHDNHNSVEPEPDTEFNSVLPSLSYFGADRCNLSNIDFLASLDCASTLENLDLSGSTIVILPECIINKFVNLWELNLIGCTRLVEIPELPPSIKTLNVTGCVSLERISKLSNILERKESQKMIEKMDLTNCRRLCQNLVEMANKDDEDEVHADLISRLLSSQQSEFTITFTVPRSEVPKWFSGQMDFMGHLRFEFYIETLANFKWDNAGLAVCVAVDQKLQDPWTGFMFYIHINEVCVSIPHSKVVHSEESDHVWLHYVPFLEMWRFGYTLPLPPFTCQVIIYQQEHPRPPIKSCGVHLVMPPNEDVCMKLIRAENLSSEPL, encoded by the exons ATGGCCATCCAATTGAGTGCTTTTTCCTCATTCTCTTCTGTTCCTTTTTCCACCCGTTCATACACATACGATGTGTTTCTGAGTTTCAGAGGCGAGGATACTCGCCACACTTTCACCGGTCATTTGCACAGTTATTTGGTCCTTAACGGGATCAACACTTTCATAGATGATAATGATCTTCCAAGAGGAGAGGAAATATCAGAAGCACTTCTCCGAGCCATTGAAGTGTCAAAGCTCTCCCTCATTGTGTTCTCTGAAAACTATGCATCCTCAAAGTGGTGTTTGGAAGAACTAGTTCATATCCTTGAATGTAGAAGATCAAAGAACCAAATGGTTAGGCCAATCTTTTACAAAGTGGATCCCTCCGATGTAAGACACCAAAGAGGTAAATTTGGTGAGGCACTTGCAGAGCATGAACTCAGATTCGAAGACGACAAGAACAAGGTGTTGAGATGGAGAAAAGCTCTTTCAGAAGCCGCAAATTTATCTGGGTGGCATTTCTGGAGCGG GTATGAATATGAATCTAAATTTATTGATAGAATCATTAAAGAGATTTCTGCACAAGTAATAAAACATACCCCTTTGAATGTGGCAAAGTTTCCAGTCGGGATAGAATCTCGTGTACAAGACATGCTTGAACTCTTAGATGTTGGGGGAAGTGATATACGCATGGTAGGGATATGGGGAAGTGGTGGAATAGGGAAGACAACAATTGCTAAAGCTGTTTACAATACAATTGTCCATGAGTTTGAAGATAGttgctttttggcaaatgtTAGAGAACGTTCCGTGACACATGAAGGTCTAGTGAACCTACAAAACATTATTCTTTCAAAGATTCTAGGGGGCAAAGAACTGAAAGTAATCAATGTTGATGAAGGAATTAATTTGTTGCGTGAAAGGTTGAGAAATAGAAGGATTCTGTtaattcttgatgatgtgaataaATTGGACCAGTTAGACGCATTAGCCGGAGCACCTGATTGGTTTGGTCGTGGCAGTAGAGTTATAATAACAACAAGAGATAAGCGTTTGTTTGTTCACAATGTCAATCCTATATACAAAGCCAGGGAACTAGATCATCACGAGGGTTGTGAGCTCTTTAGTTCAATTGCCTTCAAGAATAAGAGAATTTTAGATGACAATGAGCAGCACTTAGTTAGCACTATTGTTAGATATGCTCAAGGCCTTCCATTGGCCTTGGTAGTTTTGGGTTCACATCTATGTGGTAGACCGGTACATAAATGGCAAGCTATGCTAGATGGTTTTAGAAGAAATCTTCCTGAAGGCATTCAAGATATTCTCAAAGTCAGTTATGATGGACTGGAAAAAATAGTGAAAGAAGTTTTCCTCGACATTGCTTGTTTCTTCAAAGGTTGGAAGACAAATGATGTGATACAGATACTAGATGGTTGTGAGCGCAACAACCCCACAAATAGTATTGAAGTTCTTGAAGAAAAGGCTCTCATATATGTTGATTGTTATGATAAGATTTGCATGCATGATTTGCTAGAAGAGATGGGAAAAGATATAGTTCAGCAAGAGTCTACAGAGCCCGGTGAGCGAAGCAGATTGTGGCATCACAAGGATGTGCAGGAGGTTCTAACAGAAAACATG ggaaCAAGTAAAACTGAAGGTATAGTGATAAAAATGCCTACAGCAGATGAGATATGCTTGAATCCTAAATGCTTCAAAAAGATGAGAAATCTTAAAATTTTCATAAACATCAATGGACGGTTTTGTGGAAAGGTTGATTATTATCCGAATCAGTTGCGGTTACTTGAATGGCGTGATTGTCCGCTAAAATTCTTTCCCTGCAATTTTAACATGAAGAATCTAATTCAACTTAATATGCCTCGTAGCTGCATCTCACGTATCGAg AGTATGAAAAATCTGAAATCCTTAAATTTGAGTGGATGTAAATTTCTAGCACAAAGCCCAGACCTGTCTGGAAGCCCAAACCTAGAGTTCCTGGATCTAAGCTATTGTAAAAGTTTAAAGAAGGTTCACCCTTCGGTTGGATCCCTCAAAAAGCTTGTTGGCCTGAATCTTGAAAGATGCTCTAACCTTGTGAGGCTACCAGGAGAAGTCAACTGGAGATCCCTCCGATCCATTAATCTCGACTACTGCACAAGGCTGGAGAGTTTCCCTGAAATTGAGGGAGAGATGAAATACATGACACGCTTGGGGCTATCCAACAATGCCATCAAAGCATTGCCTTCATCCATTGGATATCTAATTAACCTTAGATCGTTGGTGTTAGATAATTGTGGAAACCTCACAGATCTGCCTTGCAGCATTTATGAATTGCAGAAGTTATGGTGGGTTTCATTCTCCGATTGCCCAAAACTGGTAAGATTCCCAAATAAGGTGGAGTCTGAAGTGCTTCCAACTTACTCAAAGGTTTCACATGACAACCACAATTCGGTGGAGCCAGAGCCAGACACTGAATTCAATTCGGTGCTTCCTTCGCTATCTTACTTCGGCGCGGATCGATGCAATTTGTCTAATATTGATTTCCTCGCGTCCCTTGATTGTGCATCCACTTTAGAAAACCTTGATTTATCAGGAAGCACAATTGTTATTCTTCCCGAATGCATCATCAACAAATTTGTCAACTTGTGGGAACTCAATTTGATCGGGTGCACGAGGCTCGTAGAAATTCCAGAGCTTCCACCAAGTATTAAAACGTTGAATGTGACGGGTTGCGTATCATTGGAGAGAATTTCCAAGTTGTCAAACATTTTGGAGCGTAAAGAGTCACAAAAAATGATTGAGAAGATGGACTTGACTAATTGCCGGAGACTCTGTCAAAATTTGGTTGAGATGGCAAACAaggatgatgaggatgaagtgCACGCTGATCTCATCTCTCGACTCCTATCTTCTCAGCAATCCGAATTCACAATTACATTTACAGTTCCAAGAAGCGAGGTTCCAAAGTGGTTCAGCGGTCAAATGGATTTCATGGGGCATCTACGGTTTGAATTTTATATCGAAACACTTGCAAATTTTAAATGGGACAACGCAGGATTGGCTGTCTGTGTGGCTGTTGATCAAAAGCTGCAAGATCCTTGGACTGGTTTCATGTTCTATATTCACATCAATGAAGTATGTGTTTCAATTCCCCACTCTAAAGTTGTTCATTCAGAAGAGTCGGATCATGTGTGGCTGCACTATGTTCCCTTCCTTGAAATGTGGCGATTTGGTTATACGCTTCCATTGCCCCCCTTTACGTGTCAAgtcattatttatcaacaagAGCACCCTCGTCCCCCCATAAAAAGCTGTGGTGTCCACCTTGTAATGCCACCCAATGAAGACGTTTGTATGAAGCTAATCCGTGCAGAGAACCTCTCTAGTGAACCTCTCTAG